One window from the genome of Oncorhynchus gorbuscha isolate QuinsamMale2020 ecotype Even-year linkage group LG14, OgorEven_v1.0, whole genome shotgun sequence encodes:
- the LOC123995933 gene encoding 5-hydroxytryptamine receptor 1E-like, protein MEMERYHGDSSTGPNITNSTGAPASALPAVLVADRMVVLVVLLGLLTLLTALVNGAVITAICTTKKLHLPANYLICSLAFTDFLVSILVMPVSILYIATETWSLGQVACEAWLSVDMTCCTCSILHLCVIALDRYWAITKAIEYARKRSARRAAVMVGIIWVISVFISIPPLFWRHRPGSHGPKQCIIQHNHVGYTIYSTFGAFYIPMTLILILYYRIYNAAKTLYQKRVSSRHLSSQNSLNHCRVAHTFCVSDLSTSDPTLEFDRLNVTIRIPSFETEMEAADERHQICTSRERKAARILGLILGAFILCWMPFFLKELLVGLQVITATPHVSDFLTWLGYFNSLINPLLYTSFNEDFKLAFKKLLRRKEHA, encoded by the coding sequence ATGGAGATGGAAAGGTACCATGGGGACAGCTCCACAGGGCCCAACATCACCAACAGCACAGGAGCCCCAGCCAGCGCTCTCCCAGCGGTGCTGGTTGCAGACAGGATGGTGGTGCTGGTAGTTCTACTGGggctcctcaccctcctcactgCGCTGGTCAACGGTGCCGTCATCACAGCCATCTGCACCACCAAGAAGCTCCACCTACCTGCCAACTACCTCATCTGCTCGCTGGCGTTCACAGACTTTCTGGTGTCTATCCTGGTGATGCCAGTCAGCATCCTCTACATCGCCACGGAGACCTGGTCGTTGGGCCAGGTGGCGTGTGAGGCCTGGCTGAGCGTGGACATGACTTGCTGCACCTGCTCCATCCTGCACCTGTGTGTCATAGCGCTGGACCGCTACTGGGCTATCACCAAGGCCATCGAGTACGCCCGCAAGAGGTCGGCCCGCCGGGCAGCTGTCATGGTGGGCATCATCTGGGTCATCTCAGTCTTCATATCTATACCGCCCCTCTTCTGGAGACATAGGCCCGGTAGCCATGGCCCAAAACAGTGCATCATACAGCACAACCATGTGGGCTACACCATTTACTCCACTTTTGGGGCATTTTACATCCCCATGACCCTTATTCTCATATTGTACTATAGGATTTACAATGCCGCAAAGACACTTTACCAGAAACGGGTCTCGTCGCGGCACCTGAGCAGCCAGAACTCTCTAAATCACTGCCGTGTGGCACACACCTTCTGCGTATCGGACCTGTCCACCTCAGACCCCACTCTGGAGTTTGACAGGCTCAATGTCACCATCCGTATCCCCTCAtttgagacagagatggaggcgGCAGATGAGAGGCACCAGATCTGTACCTCCCGGGAGAGGAAGGCAGCACGTATCCTGGGCCTCATCCTCGGGGCTTTTATCCTCTGCTGGATGCCTTTCTTTCTGAAGGAGCTTCTTGTAGGCTTACAGGTCATAACTGCCACCCCACATGTATCTGATTTCTTAACCTGGCTGGGCTACTTCAACTCACTCATTAACCCTCTCCTTTACACCAGCTTCAATGAGGATTTTAAGTTGGCCTTTAAGAAACTGCTCAGACGAAAGGAGCATGCATAG